The following DNA comes from Curtobacterium sp. 9128.
CCGAACACGTGCATCGGCATGCCGTTGTCCATGCAGAGCGAGAACGCGGTGGCGTCGACGACCTTGAGGCCCTTCAGCAGTGCGTCCTGGTACGTGACGTGGTGGAGCTTCTCGGCCGTCGGGTCCTTCTTCGGGTCGGCCGAGTAGACGCCGTCGACGCCGTTCTTCGCGACCAGGACCTCTTCGGCGCCGATCTCGAGGGCGCGCTGGGCGGCCACGGTGTCGGTGGAGAAGTAGGGCAGGCCGGCACCCGCACCGAAGATGACGACGCGGCCCTTCTCGAGGTGTCGCTCAGCGCGCCGCGGGATGTACGGCTCGGCGACCTGGGTCATGCTGATCGCGGACTGCACCCGCGTCGCGGCACCGGCCTGCTCGAGGAAGTCCTGGAGCGCGAGCGCGTTCATCACGGTCCCGAGCATGCCCATGTAGTCCGCGCGGCCGCGGTCCATCCCGCGCTGCGAAAGCTCCGCGCCGCGGAAGAAGTTGCCACCGCCGACCACGATCGCCACCTCGACCTCCCGGGCCGCGATCGCGATCTCCTTCGCGATGCTGCTGATCACGTCCGGGTTGACCCCCAGGGAGCCGGCGCCGAACGCCTCTCCGGAGAGCTTCAGCAGGACCCGTCGTCGTCCGGTCTTCTCGTCGGTCATGTGCTCGCACCCTTCGTTGAGGAGTCTCGTGGGAATCTACTAGCGCCCGTGCGGTCGTGCTGCGGCGGGCGCGAAAACGGGGCCAGGAACCGAATGGTTCCTGACCCCGTCACGGGTTCGTTACGCGCCGACCTTGACGCGGGCGAAGCCCTGGATCGTGATGCCGGCGTTCTCGGCGGCCTTCGCGACGGAGATCTTGTTGTCCTTCGCGTAGTCCTGGTCCAGCAGCGCGATGCCCTTGATGAAGGCGTTGACGCGACCCTCGACGATCTTCGGGAGCGCAGCCTCGGGCTTGCCCTCCTCGCGGGTGATCGCCTCGACGGTCGCGCGCTCCTTCTCGATCGCCTCGGCCGGGACCTCGTCGCGCGTGAGGTACGACGGGTTGGCGAACGCGACGTGCTGCGCGATGGAGCGGGCCTCGGCGGCGTTGTCACCGTCGTAGGCGACGACCACGGCGATCTGCGGGGGCAGGTCCTGGCTCGTCTTGTGCAGGTAGATCTCGAAGTTCGAGCCCTCGACACGGCGGACCGTGCGGACCTCGAGCTTCTCGCCGAGCGCGGCGGCGCTCTCGTTGACGACCTCGAGCACCGTCTTGCCGTCGAGGGGGGCCTCGTTGGCGGCGGCGACGTCGGCGGCGCCCGCAGCGGCGACCGCGGCGAGGACCTT
Coding sequences within:
- the pyrH gene encoding UMP kinase codes for the protein MTDEKTGRRRVLLKLSGEAFGAGSLGVNPDVISSIAKEIAIAAREVEVAIVVGGGNFFRGAELSQRGMDRGRADYMGMLGTVMNALALQDFLEQAGAATRVQSAISMTQVAEPYIPRRAERHLEKGRVVIFGAGAGLPYFSTDTVAAQRALEIGAEEVLVAKNGVDGVYSADPKKDPTAEKLHHVTYQDALLKGLKVVDATAFSLCMDNGMPMHVFGMEPGGNVQAAIRGERIGTVVSN
- the tsf gene encoding translation elongation factor Ts, whose amino-acid sequence is MANFTAQDVKKLREDLGAGMMDAKNALVEADGDYDKAVELLRIKGAKAVAKRDDRATSEGVVVATAENGAATVVELASETDFVAKNEKFTTLADKVLAAVAAAGAADVAAANEAPLDGKTVLEVVNESAAALGEKLEVRTVRRVEGSNFEIYLHKTSQDLPPQIAVVVAYDGDNAAEARSIAQHVAFANPSYLTRDEVPAEAIEKERATVEAITREEGKPEAALPKIVEGRVNAFIKGIALLDQDYAKDNKISVAKAAENAGITIQGFARVKVGA